From the genome of Streptomyces sp. V1I1, one region includes:
- a CDS encoding 3-deoxy-7-phosphoheptulonate synthase: MLERYGITGDMPAATVIGSHGGGIVLYFLASRTGTQVNIDNPRQVPPYHYPSRYGPKAPNFARATYLAQDSGGEQIYVSGTAGILGHRTMHADDVESQCRLALENVAHVIGARNLSVHDIEPGSTLDDLRNIKVYVRRQADIARVQRICREAFSPSADMVFLHADICRSDLLVELEGIVAREHTPATAKPPAEWEALPAAQQPDWRAHPAYQSVRDKLSTAAPLVLPGEIRELRAELAEVAAGSARVLQMGDCAESFYESTPEDTALKITALDRLAERFSGRVGQKVLKIGRLGGQYAKPRSQPFAVVDGVELPAFRGHMVNAEGPSAEARRHDPLRMLWAYHFSDEVHQALRAHRGEASRAAHPGPWSSHDALVMDYSGPLVRVDEPTGDRFLGTTHFPWVGERTGGIGEAHVKLLSLVTNPVACKIGPRSTPESVLGLCALLDPHREPGRLSLIVRMGRDTIGTALPPVVRAVRDAGHPVVWLCDPMHGNTVRLPSGTKVRYLDDLVAEAIEFRRILEDQGRHAGGLHLETAAYDVTECVGGPVARDEDVTGNYTTLCDPRLNFEQAVELVDRVF; encoded by the coding sequence GTGCTCGAACGGTACGGGATCACCGGTGACATGCCGGCGGCGACCGTCATCGGTTCGCACGGCGGCGGGATCGTGCTCTACTTCCTCGCCAGCCGGACCGGCACCCAGGTGAACATCGACAACCCGCGGCAGGTGCCCCCGTACCACTACCCGAGCCGGTACGGCCCCAAGGCGCCGAACTTCGCCCGCGCCACCTACCTGGCGCAGGACAGCGGCGGCGAGCAGATCTATGTCTCGGGCACGGCCGGGATTCTCGGCCACCGGACGATGCACGCCGACGACGTGGAGAGCCAGTGCCGCCTGGCGCTGGAGAACGTCGCGCACGTCATTGGCGCCAGAAACCTGTCCGTTCACGACATCGAGCCGGGCAGCACCCTGGACGACCTGCGCAATATCAAGGTCTACGTGCGTCGCCAGGCGGACATCGCCCGCGTCCAGCGGATCTGCCGGGAAGCGTTCTCCCCGTCGGCCGACATGGTGTTCCTCCATGCCGACATATGCCGGTCCGATCTCCTCGTCGAGCTCGAGGGCATCGTCGCGCGTGAGCACACGCCGGCCACCGCGAAGCCCCCGGCCGAGTGGGAGGCGCTGCCCGCGGCCCAGCAACCGGACTGGCGGGCACATCCCGCCTACCAGAGCGTCCGGGACAAGCTGTCGACGGCCGCGCCCCTGGTGCTTCCCGGCGAGATCCGCGAACTGCGCGCGGAGCTCGCCGAGGTCGCGGCCGGCTCGGCACGTGTGCTGCAGATGGGTGACTGCGCGGAGAGCTTCTACGAAAGCACCCCGGAAGACACCGCGCTGAAGATCACCGCGCTGGACCGGCTGGCCGAGCGGTTCAGCGGCCGGGTCGGCCAGAAGGTGCTGAAGATAGGCCGTCTCGGCGGGCAGTACGCCAAGCCGCGATCCCAGCCGTTCGCGGTGGTCGACGGCGTCGAACTCCCGGCCTTCCGCGGTCACATGGTCAACGCCGAGGGACCCTCGGCCGAGGCCAGGAGGCACGATCCCCTGCGGATGCTGTGGGCCTATCACTTCAGCGACGAAGTGCACCAGGCCCTGCGAGCCCATCGGGGCGAGGCATCCCGCGCCGCCCACCCAGGGCCGTGGTCGAGCCATGACGCGCTGGTCATGGACTATTCCGGCCCTCTGGTACGGGTCGATGAGCCGACCGGTGACCGGTTCCTGGGCACGACGCACTTTCCGTGGGTGGGCGAACGCACCGGCGGCATCGGCGAGGCCCACGTGAAGCTGCTGAGCCTGGTGACCAACCCGGTGGCATGCAAGATCGGGCCCCGATCGACCCCGGAGAGCGTGCTGGGGCTGTGCGCGCTGCTCGACCCCCACCGGGAACCGGGACGGCTGTCGTTGATCGTGCGGATGGGCCGGGACACGATCGGCACCGCGCTCCCCCCGGTCGTGCGCGCCGTGCGTGACGCCGGACACCCCGTCGTGTGGCTCTGCGATCCCATGCACGGCAACACGGTGCGGCTGCCGTCCGGGACCAAGGTGCGGTATCTCGACGATCTGGTCGCGGAGGCCATCGAGTTCCGGCGCATCCTCGAAGACCAGGGCCGGCATGCCGGCGGCCTGCACCTGGAAACCGCCGCCTACGACGTGACGGAATGCGTGGGCGGGCCGGTGGCCCGGGATGAGGACGTGACAGGCAACTACACGACGCTGTGCGACCCCCGGCTGAACTTCGAGCAGGCCGTGGAGCTGGTCGACCGTGTCTTTTGA